The following are encoded in a window of Aromatoleum petrolei genomic DNA:
- a CDS encoding adenylate/guanylate cyclase domain-containing protein has protein sequence MTVPEAFPETCTIFFADLAGSTQLYERAGDAAAFRVVEQCLLGMRQEIQACGGRVIKNTGDGLLAVFSDVNDAPEAAIRIHYVVQDLPRLSGQKMAVRVAFHTGTVIVSEDDVFGDTVNVAARLLELATPGRAIASEQSVHELKPEWRNLMHPLQSRSLRGVSRLTAPFELVCESAGDLTVVQGVQLDAEDAVELQLSIADRSLILNAQAPSARLGRGSSSEIRVTDTRASREHAYIELRGDKFVLVDRSSNGTFVAIDGEREFVLSHEEVVLRKRGRIALGRPSSESHDVIEFACL, from the coding sequence ATGACGGTCCCCGAAGCCTTTCCCGAGACCTGCACTATTTTCTTTGCCGACCTGGCCGGCAGCACGCAGCTATACGAGCGAGCGGGCGACGCCGCCGCCTTTCGCGTGGTCGAGCAGTGCCTTCTTGGGATGCGACAGGAAATCCAGGCTTGTGGCGGCCGAGTGATCAAGAACACGGGGGATGGGCTGCTCGCCGTCTTTTCCGACGTAAACGATGCGCCCGAGGCCGCCATACGAATTCACTACGTCGTTCAGGATCTGCCGCGCCTGTCCGGGCAGAAGATGGCGGTTCGTGTCGCGTTCCATACGGGTACTGTGATCGTCAGCGAGGACGATGTCTTCGGGGACACTGTAAACGTGGCGGCACGTCTGCTCGAATTGGCCACCCCTGGGCGTGCGATCGCGTCGGAACAAAGCGTGCATGAGTTGAAGCCTGAATGGCGCAATCTCATGCATCCGCTCCAGAGCAGGAGCCTGCGGGGCGTGTCGCGGCTGACCGCGCCGTTCGAGTTGGTATGTGAATCTGCGGGTGATCTGACCGTAGTTCAAGGCGTACAACTCGATGCCGAAGACGCCGTTGAGTTGCAGCTGAGCATTGCCGACCGCTCGCTGATCCTGAACGCCCAGGCGCCCAGCGCAAGGCTGGGACGTGGAAGCTCGTCGGAAATCCGCGTCACGGACACCCGGGCTTCCCGGGAGCACGCCTACATCGAACTGCGTGGCGACAAGTTCGTACTTGTCGACCGGAGCAGCAACGGCACTTTCGTCGCCATTGACGGAGAACGCGAGTTCGTGCTGTCGCACGAGGAAGTTGTCCTGCGAAAGCGGGGGCGTATCGCCCTTGGCAGGCCGTCTTCGGAAAGCCACGACGTCATCGAATTCGCCTGTCTGTAA
- a CDS encoding malate dehydrogenase: protein MSNAPVRVAVTGAAGQIGYSLLFRIASGEMLGKDQPVILQLLDLPQAQKAVKGVMMELEDCAFPLLAGMVATDDPNVAFKDADYCLLVGARPRGPGMERADLLTANGAIFTVQGKAIAENAKETVKVLVVGNPCNTNAYIAGAAAKKVGRTNPNNYHGMLRLDHNRALSQLAAKTGRPVSSLKKMVVWGNHSPSMYADYRFCTSNGDAVKALVNDHAWNNDVFLPTVGKRGAAIIDARGLSSAASAANAAIDHMRDWALGSDDWVTMGVPSDGSYGIPAGVVFGFPCECKNGEFKIIQGLEIDEYSREKINKTLAELEDERAAVADMLK, encoded by the coding sequence ATGAGCAATGCCCCCGTCCGTGTCGCCGTCACCGGCGCTGCCGGCCAGATCGGATACAGCCTGCTGTTCCGTATCGCCAGCGGCGAAATGCTGGGCAAAGATCAGCCCGTGATCCTGCAACTGCTCGATCTGCCGCAAGCCCAGAAGGCGGTCAAGGGCGTCATGATGGAGCTCGAGGACTGCGCGTTCCCACTGCTGGCCGGCATGGTCGCAACGGACGACCCGAATGTCGCGTTCAAGGACGCGGACTACTGCTTGCTCGTCGGTGCCCGCCCGCGCGGCCCCGGCATGGAACGCGCTGACCTCCTAACCGCGAACGGCGCGATCTTCACCGTTCAGGGCAAGGCGATTGCCGAGAACGCCAAGGAGACGGTCAAGGTCCTCGTCGTCGGCAACCCCTGCAACACCAATGCATACATTGCTGGCGCAGCAGCCAAGAAGGTCGGCCGCACCAACCCGAATAATTATCATGGCATGCTGCGCCTGGATCACAATCGCGCCCTGTCACAGCTTGCTGCCAAGACCGGCCGCCCGGTTTCGAGCCTGAAGAAGATGGTCGTGTGGGGCAACCACTCGCCATCGATGTACGCCGATTACCGTTTCTGCACCTCGAACGGCGATGCGGTGAAGGCGCTGGTCAATGACCACGCCTGGAACAACGACGTCTTCCTGCCGACCGTCGGCAAGCGCGGCGCGGCGATCATCGACGCACGCGGCCTGTCGTCGGCCGCCTCGGCTGCGAACGCCGCTATCGACCACATGCGCGACTGGGCCCTCGGCTCCGACGACTGGGTCACCATGGGTGTTCCGTCCGATGGCTCCTACGGCATCCCGGCCGGCGTCGTGTTCGGCTTCCCTTGTGAGTGCAAGAACGGCGAATTCAAGATCATCCAGGGGCTTGAGATCGACGAGTACTCGCGCGAGAAGATCAACAAGACGCTCGCCGAGCTCGAAGACGAGCGCGCGGCCGTTGCCGACATGCTGAAGTAA
- the infA gene encoding translation initiation factor IF-1, giving the protein MAKEELLEMEGVVNEVLPDTRFRVTLENGVEVQAYASGKMRKHRIRILAGDRVSVELSPYDLTKARISFRHKEERSDAPPPPPRQYRGR; this is encoded by the coding sequence ATGGCGAAGGAAGAACTGCTGGAAATGGAGGGCGTTGTAAATGAAGTGCTTCCCGATACGCGCTTTCGCGTGACGCTTGAGAACGGCGTGGAAGTCCAGGCTTACGCTTCGGGCAAGATGCGCAAGCACCGCATCCGCATTCTTGCCGGCGACCGGGTGAGTGTCGAGCTGTCACCCTACGACCTGACGAAAGCGCGCATCAGCTTCCGCCACAAGGAAGAGCGAAGCGACGCACCCCCTCCGCCTCCGCGTCAGTACCGCGGCCGCTGA
- a CDS encoding ABC transporter permease, protein MRFLEGLEKLHERWSSLTAGSLLVSVLIAMPVISVFSNVFVGGTAGTWSHLSSTVLPEFIRNTLILCIGVGLGVSSIGVATAWLTTMTEFPGRRFFQWALVLPLAVPAYVMAYVYTDFLQFVGPLQTVLRELFGWKAGDYWFPDVRTVGGAVAMFMFVLYPYVYLLARTAFLERASGMLEAGRSLGLGPWGSFFRVSLPLARPAVVAGSALALMETLADFGTVSYFGVQTFTTGIYRAWFSLGDRVAAAQLSAMLLAFVVLVLVLERASRGRARFNNTSRQQATPTPVRLSRPLGLVAMVACLMPLLLGFLLPAFLLVRMALVDGDAQFGARFLQLARNSFVLALVTALLAVSLAILLGYAARLSRQHLPRVLNRIVGLGYAVPGSVIAVGVLIPVTRLDHVIAGWWEGVTGVNPGLLLTGGIAALVYAYLSRFLSVALHTVESSLGKITPNMDDASRSLGVGKWATLQRVHIPILRGSLLTAGLLVFVDVMKELPATLVMRPFNFDTLATQAHTLASDERLAEASTAAVTIVAVGLLPMFIISRQIARGNRRTVEETEV, encoded by the coding sequence ATGAGATTTCTGGAAGGGCTGGAAAAGCTGCACGAGCGCTGGTCGTCCTTGACGGCCGGGTCATTGCTGGTCTCCGTGTTGATCGCGATGCCGGTGATCTCCGTCTTCTCCAACGTGTTCGTCGGAGGAACGGCGGGTACCTGGAGCCACCTGTCGTCAACCGTTCTGCCGGAGTTCATCCGTAACACGCTGATCCTGTGTATCGGCGTCGGCCTCGGCGTATCGAGCATAGGTGTCGCAACGGCCTGGCTGACGACCATGACCGAATTTCCCGGACGCCGCTTTTTCCAGTGGGCACTGGTCCTACCGCTCGCCGTCCCGGCTTACGTGATGGCCTACGTGTATACGGACTTCCTTCAGTTCGTCGGCCCCCTGCAAACCGTGCTACGCGAACTCTTCGGATGGAAGGCGGGAGACTACTGGTTTCCCGACGTCCGCACCGTGGGCGGCGCGGTAGCGATGTTCATGTTCGTCCTTTACCCATACGTCTACCTACTGGCCCGTACTGCATTTCTCGAGCGCGCCTCTGGAATGCTGGAAGCCGGGCGTTCCCTCGGGCTCGGCCCTTGGGGTAGCTTTTTTCGCGTGTCGCTGCCGCTAGCGCGCCCGGCGGTGGTTGCCGGTTCCGCTCTCGCGCTGATGGAAACGCTGGCGGATTTCGGCACCGTCTCCTACTTCGGGGTTCAGACTTTCACGACCGGCATCTACCGTGCCTGGTTCTCGCTCGGCGATCGCGTCGCCGCCGCGCAGCTGTCCGCAATGCTGCTGGCCTTCGTTGTGCTGGTGCTGGTTCTCGAGCGCGCCAGCCGTGGACGTGCCCGATTCAACAATACCTCGCGTCAACAGGCAACTCCCACCCCGGTCCGGCTCTCGCGTCCACTGGGTCTTGTCGCCATGGTGGCGTGCCTCATGCCGCTCCTCCTCGGATTTCTTTTGCCGGCCTTCCTGCTCGTGCGCATGGCGCTGGTAGACGGCGATGCGCAGTTCGGCGCACGCTTCCTGCAACTTGCACGAAACAGCTTCGTCCTCGCGCTGGTCACGGCGCTCCTCGCCGTGTCGCTCGCGATCCTCCTCGGCTATGCCGCACGGCTGTCACGGCAACACCTTCCCCGTGTGCTGAATCGCATCGTCGGGCTCGGCTATGCCGTTCCGGGTTCGGTCATTGCGGTGGGGGTGCTTATCCCCGTAACGCGCCTCGATCACGTGATTGCGGGGTGGTGGGAGGGTGTGACGGGCGTCAATCCTGGGCTCCTGCTGACCGGGGGAATTGCTGCGCTCGTGTATGCTTACCTGAGCCGGTTTCTTTCCGTCGCACTGCACACGGTCGAAAGCAGCCTCGGCAAGATCACCCCGAACATGGACGATGCTTCCCGCAGCCTCGGTGTCGGCAAGTGGGCGACGCTGCAGCGCGTTCACATCCCGATTCTGCGAGGGAGCCTTCTTACCGCCGGTCTGCTCGTGTTTGTCGACGTAATGAAGGAACTGCCGGCGACCTTGGTCATGAGACCCTTCAACTTCGACACGCTGGCGACGCAAGCGCATACGCTCGCATCGGACGAACGGCTGGCCGAGGCGTCGACGGCCGCTGTCACGATCGTCGCCGTTGGGCTGCTGCCGATGTTCATCATCTCGCGTCAGATTGCACGCGGGAACCGGCGCACGGTCGAGGAAACAGAAGTCTAG
- a CDS encoding DUF2325 domain-containing protein: protein MDALIVGADRLGNIPNVLSEFGIRIAGHVSGRETAHQRRTATLPAGIEMVILFTDFLGHNVMQRFREAASKEGAAVVCCRRSVCALQQALGKRVDKSNCAACGAGCSKH, encoded by the coding sequence ATGGACGCACTGATCGTGGGAGCCGATCGCCTCGGCAACATCCCGAATGTCTTGTCGGAATTCGGGATCCGTATCGCCGGGCACGTAAGCGGCCGGGAAACAGCCCATCAGCGCCGCACCGCCACGCTACCCGCGGGCATAGAAATGGTGATCCTCTTTACCGACTTCCTCGGCCACAACGTGATGCAGCGCTTCCGTGAAGCCGCCAGCAAGGAAGGCGCCGCGGTCGTATGCTGCCGACGATCCGTGTGTGCTCTTCAGCAGGCCCTCGGAAAACGGGTGGACAAGAGCAATTGCGCGGCGTGCGGTGCTGGTTGCAGCAAGCACTGA
- a CDS encoding HpcH/HpaI aldolase/citrate lyase family protein, producing MQHPADVLFAGEKPFPALPAVDHYAGSEKLMRKALQLQQELGPIFDVTCDCEDGAHAGAEAEHATMAAELILSKDNRFGRVGARIHDITHEHWQQDLEILVRLAGRSLAFVTLPKVRSASDAAEQIRALRAIEASHGIDKAIPVHVLIETHGALREAWEIAALDSVESLDFGLMDFVSGHHGAIPGSAMTSPGQFTHPLVVRAKVEIAAAALGNGVVPSHNVTTELKDLDYIRGDAERARREFGYLRMWSIHPNQIRPIVEAMRPDFSEVEAAVEILANAQAVGWGPTQHKGKLHDRASYRYFWELLSRAKATGMAVGEQAERRFFG from the coding sequence ATGCAACATCCTGCCGACGTTCTTTTCGCCGGAGAGAAACCCTTCCCGGCGCTACCCGCCGTCGACCACTACGCGGGCTCGGAGAAGCTCATGCGAAAGGCCCTGCAACTGCAGCAGGAGCTCGGACCGATCTTCGACGTGACGTGCGACTGCGAGGACGGCGCGCATGCCGGCGCCGAGGCCGAACATGCAACGATGGCGGCCGAACTGATTCTGTCAAAGGACAATCGTTTTGGTCGGGTCGGCGCACGCATCCATGACATCACCCACGAGCACTGGCAGCAGGATCTCGAAATTCTTGTGAGGCTGGCGGGGCGCTCTCTGGCCTTCGTCACACTTCCCAAAGTCCGCTCCGCGAGCGACGCAGCGGAGCAGATACGCGCGTTGCGCGCGATCGAGGCGTCGCACGGAATAGACAAGGCGATTCCGGTGCACGTGCTGATCGAGACGCATGGGGCGCTGCGCGAAGCATGGGAAATAGCCGCCCTGGACAGTGTCGAGTCACTCGACTTCGGGCTCATGGATTTCGTGTCCGGACATCATGGAGCGATCCCGGGAAGCGCGATGACCAGCCCGGGGCAATTTACGCACCCCTTGGTGGTCCGCGCCAAAGTCGAGATTGCCGCCGCGGCGCTCGGCAATGGCGTCGTCCCGTCCCACAACGTCACCACGGAGCTGAAGGATCTCGATTACATACGCGGGGATGCCGAGCGTGCACGCCGCGAGTTCGGCTATCTGCGCATGTGGAGCATCCATCCGAACCAGATTCGGCCCATCGTCGAGGCGATGCGCCCGGACTTCTCGGAGGTCGAAGCCGCAGTCGAAATTCTCGCCAATGCCCAGGCCGTTGGCTGGGGGCCGACCCAGCACAAGGGCAAGCTCCACGATCGGGCCTCGTACCGGTATTTTTGGGAGTTGCTGTCGCGCGCCAAAGCGACCGGGATGGCGGTCGGAGAACAAGCCGAGCGACGCTTCTTCGGCTAG
- a CDS encoding Fe(3+) ABC transporter substrate-binding protein, producing MKKTLIASILTGIGALSGQAIAADTELNLYSARHYQTDEALYSNFTKQTGIKINRIEAKEDELLERIRNEGANSPADVFITVDASRLAKADELGIFAPVKSKVLEERIPAHLRAANWYAYSTRARVIVYNKDSVKADDVQTYESLASPALKGKVCSRSGSHPYNVSLGAALVKHNGVEATENWAKNVVANFARAPKGGDTDQIKAVAAGECGVTIANTYYLARLMNSDKPEDKAVVAKIGTVWPNQKTWGTHINISGAGMLKNAPNKGAAVKFLEYLASDEAQAYFANGNNEWPVVANVKVSNPALDTLGKFKADTLPIGELASTTAEAQKIYDRAGFR from the coding sequence ATGAAAAAGACGCTTATCGCCTCCATCCTCACCGGCATCGGCGCCCTGTCCGGCCAGGCCATCGCTGCGGACACGGAGCTGAATCTGTACTCCGCGCGCCACTACCAGACCGACGAGGCCTTGTATTCGAACTTCACGAAGCAGACCGGGATCAAGATCAACCGGATAGAGGCCAAGGAAGACGAGCTGCTCGAGCGTATCCGGAATGAGGGTGCGAACAGCCCGGCTGACGTCTTCATCACCGTCGATGCGTCGCGCCTGGCCAAGGCTGACGAGTTGGGCATCTTTGCTCCGGTGAAATCCAAGGTGCTGGAAGAACGCATTCCCGCGCATCTGCGTGCGGCAAATTGGTACGCCTATTCGACGCGCGCCCGCGTGATCGTGTACAACAAGGATTCCGTGAAGGCGGACGATGTGCAGACTTATGAAAGTCTCGCCTCCCCTGCACTCAAGGGCAAGGTTTGCTCCCGCTCTGGCAGCCACCCGTACAACGTTTCCCTGGGAGCGGCTCTGGTCAAACACAATGGTGTCGAAGCGACCGAAAACTGGGCAAAGAACGTCGTCGCGAATTTCGCTCGGGCTCCGAAGGGGGGCGATACCGACCAGATCAAGGCAGTCGCGGCCGGCGAGTGCGGCGTAACGATCGCCAACACCTATTATCTTGCGCGCCTGATGAACTCGGACAAACCCGAGGACAAGGCCGTGGTCGCCAAGATCGGGACGGTCTGGCCGAACCAGAAGACTTGGGGCACGCACATCAACATTTCGGGCGCGGGCATGCTGAAGAACGCTCCGAACAAGGGCGCTGCGGTGAAATTCCTCGAGTACCTGGCGTCGGATGAGGCGCAGGCCTACTTCGCCAACGGCAATAACGAGTGGCCTGTCGTCGCGAACGTCAAGGTGAGCAACCCGGCGCTCGACACGCTTGGCAAGTTCAAGGCGGACACGCTGCCCATCGGCGAGCTCGCCAGTACGACCGCTGAAGCGCAGAAGATCTACGACCGCGCTGGCTTCCGCTGA